taggagttaaaggttaatgcCTGCAGGTATTAGCTCCCCTCCTCACAAGACCTTCCATGACTATTTTTACCAAGGTTGGACATTTTCACAAACCTCACAATGCcttcacttttgtattttttcaatttattttcagaaCTCTTCCATTTAACAAATTTGTCATGCGGACCAGTGAAACTGTTCataaagaatattttatttgccCAGTAAGTTCtttaaatacatttattgtAGAACTCTTAAATATTAGTGAATAAATATAACCTGGACAAGTACAGGATTTTCCTTAAAAGCTCCTTACCAGCAGTGTATGGCAACCTGTAAGACCTCTTGCAGttgtattatttattatttgaacCCTTTAAAAGGCTAATAGTGATTAACATCTagtttcttcttacaatatcacctctaaATCATTaacattagggtcatgagagtaaaggaaatgattaccaactaaagaagctcttgattgtaaaacagattcaaatcccatacaggcctgaatttttttcaggccttattttcactactgcctaagtagtgcacattactgcgaggatcactttcattcacatctttatccgcagttcaaatataattatgactttcatatattcttaaccatttatttcatcacttcacgggtttatttagaaccagctcccagttggcttgttagctcagttggtagagcgctgcaccggtatcgcagaggtcatgggttcaaataccatacaggcctgaattttttttttcaggccttattttcactactgccttagtagtgcacattactgcaaggatcactttcattcacatcaAAACAGATTCTCTTTGTTAACACCTTAGGAAACGTGTAGAGAGCAGTATAgaggatatgcatactgatgttagggtgtaaagggttaattagatATTgtatatcattaaaaaaaacaaacaaacaaagagattATGGTTAACAGAATGTTAAGTGTggtgaaataaatattagaGTACATAGGTAACTGTATTCATGTTTGTCTCAGAATGTAGCCACTTCTGATCTGGGGGGTGATTCATATTGACTACATCTGATGCAACAAATGAGTACACTTAATTATTACTAGATGATTGAAGAAGTAACATACAAGagtgccaatttttttaatcatcgaGGTGAAGACTAGAAATCTGacacttaaccttttaactcccaagatctcattagtaattcaccttactgtctgccatacagttcttgtgatgttagtttggagaatttggtactggatcaacttataatcccttaactgatatttttctttattctcatcttttgcctgcttgatattgtattgatattgtaaggagaaatgctgtcttggtcactcgtgggagtttgAGAGttaacttacaattttttttttcctcaggagGAGAAATATTATCTAAGATCTCTTGGAGATGATCCTAGAAAGGTATGAATTTATTTACACTGTACTCAAcattttaactcccagaagtgattagcatgaaacttttccctataatatccatgcaaacaggtcatgaatatattcaaactcatcaggtagaaggtACTTTGTTGATCTAaaaccaagttctcataactaatttacaagcaaatgtgtagcagcttgaggggagaattaacaatgagatcttgggagttaaagggttaaattttgcTTCCAGATATCATGTTAGGCTCAAACTGTCCTAAGGTCTTGTATGTAGAGAAGTAGGGTTGATAAGGACTCTGGAGAAAATGAATTTAGATTAAgctataattttttatttcaatatcaCATGCTTTATATTATAATACAGTCCTTTTTActctgtgtttttgttttgttaggaTATCTCTGACATCACAATTCAGTTCCCTAGCTTAGCTCAAGATATAAAAATCCCAAAGTTGTACCCAGAGGACAGATTCTTTTCAAGTGTGTTCAGAATCAGTTCAGCACAAGGGCAGTTGTGGACACATTATGATGTAAGTTAAATGATAATGTATTTCTTATCCACAACATAAAGGTTTgatttaattattattgtatggcaaggtagtcttgAGTTAAAtccaaggattctgattggttcatacTTGGTCTGGATTTTGCCAAAAGGACCATTTCTATGGAAAAGGTCATATGCCAGTTATTTTTGCTCTCAACATCTGCtggaaaattcaaaatgaacaaGTTTGGTCTAGGTACCATGTAAACTACTTGCTAATCTCATTTGCTTGAGTCACAATTTGGAATATGGTTTCTCAGTCATTCTGTACAGACCTTGAGCTACCACAAGGTCATGCCAATATTTCTCAGTAGGGCCCTGGTGCTTGGTTAGTAagaagtttttgtttcattcatttgactAATCTTCCAGTTTATCATGAATGACACTTTCATATTTGTCTGTGAAAGAAAAGGAGGTGGGAATTGAATGGTGTTGAAAGGGAATGGTTTTTATCGATAGTGACTTCAGAAAAGCCACTTATGCGTGGACATTATGAATGTCTATGTTGATTCTTGGTTTCTGGTTCTCATTGATGCTTCTTGGTGGATAAGAAAACTAGAAGAGCAAAGAACACAAACATTAACCGTAGCCTTGATGAAAcccaaaaatgaagaaagtgagGCCCTAGAAGTCCTCTCTTCTGCATAGAAATGACAGTAAACTTGAAACAAACCAGCCCAAACTTAAACCATCCTCTCTACAGGTATTAACAAAAATCACTGCTATTTACTGGTTTCATGTCATCAGTTTGGTATCATCATTCACACCAAATATTGTTGGTCGTTCAAATGACTTTAACCTTTTACATCCTGGTATTGCTTTGCATATCCATCGtattactgttctctatataatGACATGGAAAAATTGCTTCATCATTCAGTGGACATTTCCTTCATTGTcttgaccttgatgtttgatacAGTAGTAGTAATATGAGGCGAAATTGGATACAAGTCACTCCAGGGATCAAAGGTTTAGTTAGATAACTGCCCTTCTGATAGAAACAGACTGATTAACTTTGTGGCGCTGAGAGTGAAGTGAAGGGTCCTCAGAAACTAGCCAAGTGAGTGACCGGATGGAGTGCATGACAGGATGGAGGGCGTGACAGGTTGGAGGGCGTAATAGGATGGAGGGCGTGACAGGTTGGGGTGTGACAGGATAGAGGGCGTGACAGAATGGAGGATGTGACAGGGTGGAGGGCGATAGCACTACTCTATTACAGGTAGCATTTTTGGAGTTGCCTTGTTAGGTAACCATTACTCTTGGGTGCAGTAAGCCAGAGTGAGAGTTAATTGTCTTGTTCATGATAACAACCTAAACTAACTGAGGTCAAGGGCACCTTTGGTCTGGAGTTAAATGCTTGCAAATAGGGCTCTTCGTTCTCTTGGCTGGATTACAAAATCACCAGCCACAATGAATCACTCagctgtgtttgtttgttttttgcttatTTTAGCAATAGAAAGTATTTTCCCAGCTTACCCTAATTTTCTCTTGACAGTTCAGTGCTTAGAGCTAGTAGCCTAGATTTCCCTATCAGCTTGTACTCTTTTTGTATCTTTAAGCCACAGTTATCTATATTTCACTGTTTCTCACTCAGTTTAATCTGTTGGCACTCTGCTGGTTGTATCAGTATGCTAGACCTGTGAACTTATATAAAACAGGCGTATTGCTGAACTTGGCTCCGGTTCGCCAGAGCTAAAATTGAAAGCATGCTACCAGCATTCAGAACGTCGTGAGATCCAAACTTCATCAAGCACTTTGAGTAATTCTTTCTTGCACACActtaaaattcttctttgatttCTACAGATTATGGACAACCTCCTTATTCAAGTGACAGGAAGGAAGCGCGTTGTCCTCTACAGTCCAAAAGATGCAACAAAACTGTATTTAAATGGTGATAAATCAGAAGTCTTAGATATTGACCGGCCAGACTTAAAAAAGTATCCAAAATTTGCAGAAGCAATGCCCTTTGAGTGCTTCTTAGAACCTGGTGATGTTTTGTTTATTCCTGCTATGTGGTTCCACAATGTGATTTCTCTACAGTTTGGAGTAGCAGTTAATGTATTTTGGCGTCATTTAGATATGGGCTTTTATGACAGTAAGGACACGTACGGCAATAAGGATTTGGTCCCTGCCGCAAGGGCCATGCAAATAATGGACCGTGCTATCAAAGCGTTAGAGGAGCTTCCTGAGGAGTATAAAGATTTTTATGCCAGAAGGGTAGTTTGTAAAATTAAAGACAGATGCTTTAGTCGTGAAGACAGGAACAGTTCTAGCGGTGTTAATGGTGATTCTACAGAAGATGAATAAATTGGTTCAAGTGTGAAAGTGAAGCATTTGTGTCCAACAAAACTAGTCTTAGCCCAGCTCTTTGCACTAGTGGGGGCACGCGCGAAGATGGCTCACGCGCGAAAGGTGAGACACGCGCGAAAAGCGACTCTCGCGCAAGAGGGTTAGAGCACGTTTGACCGAGAAGACAATCCTCAGAGGGCATGCTTAACGGAAGGAATTCCTTGCCCTTCTACATAACTTAATGAGTTGTTTCTTAGAAGTACAACTAGAGCTGTAACCTAGCTCTCAACCGGTTACAAGATATATGAAAAGTGAGGTAACTTTTATAGAGTCGAATGTCCTTAATACAGCATAACAACTTGACTTATAATCCCCGTTTGCGAGATCTTTggaattaaacaaaacaaatcatgtcGCTAGCCTTGTTCTTTTGGTTAAAGAGAGTTTTGTCAAAACCCAATTACTACTTGTGCCATCTCTAAATTTTCCTTATGACAAGCACGTGCACGACTAAGGTCATTAGCTTCTCAAGGTAAACTTATTAATTCAACAAAAAATCGACAATTTCACCTCGCAACACTCTGTTACAAAAACTCGTAATGTGTCATTTTGGTTAACGAGCTGGAATTGTCAACAGCGACTTTGAAGTATTATTACACTGGACCTAGTTGATGTTTGCCTGAGCGATAATTTACAAAAGGAATTGTGTTATTAGAGAAATGCATCCAGATTCAGGACATCGGGtgtttggatttttttatttcaattaaagaaaaatcatgAAATAGCAAAGATGAGATGAAGTTCACCAAACTACTGCTCTAGAtgatattaattttaaattactttccGAGTCTTAATTGTCAAAGGTAATCGAAAACCGTGTAACTTTTAATGAAGAAATAggagtgttttaaaaaaatcaacaaatttctTCCGTGTCGATTGTTAAAAAAAGCAATCAAAGAAAACCTTTAATTTTCTGAGTGGGTCTTAACTCAAGTTTCGGAAATGAAGAGAGCCGCATTAAGTAACACGATGCAATATCTTTACACGACATTTTAAAAACCTGCACTCTGGAAATTCATTGTTCGCTATTGAATGGGGTTTAGCTTCGAATTAAAATCTTGCAGCTAAAGAACACATTTTCCctatatttgaaaatttttttttgactaaTTATTTGTTCCATGCAAACTTTCCGTAACAGAGCTCCTTCTTTTCAGCGACTGTGAAACAAACTTCCGATTTTGAGTAAACACAATTTAAACAGATGTGGATTGCTTCATTTTATTACCAAATGGCTCTTAAAACAAGTgcaagtttgtttattttcaggtgcGATATAATTGgatcaaaggaaaaaactgagAACATGCAGGCCGTTCTTGAAAGAGAAGAATCGTCCGCTCACATTAAAAGGCGATCAAGGGATTATCGGAAAAGAGCTGAAATGTGAAGACTTTCCGGCCACGCATGGACATCTGAAGGTACGATTACATCAtctaatttggaaaaaaaatgaagttatcGCTCTGCTTCGTCGAAggatttctttttcaggtgtGCATGTAACCTCTCTCTTTTTTGTCGTTTGTCATCAAATATACAAAATACCAACAACTTGTTCAAACGAAAGGGGCTTTCGTAGCTCGAATAATAGTGAGAAGGCTGAAAAAACTGTCTTAATCTATAAGGGCCAATTTTCAAGCAGAACGAAATGGGTGAGGCATcgagtatttttaaaattccattttagCCACATTTGTACTTTCTCTGAATTATTCTCAAGAGGCAAATAGTAATTGATTTTTTCGAGTGCCTTCGGGAATTTGGTGCTCTATCCAAAAAGTATCCCCTTTATTCTCAATACGTGATTGCTCGACAGTGTTTAAACGTGGTAAAGTGAATTTACAAATTGAGTGCACTTGGAATTCCAAGGCACGTAATTCCAAATTTGCGCCACTGTGCGCAAAATTGGCAAAAAATAGCATAAAAATGTAAAGAAGAGGTCATGAGAGAGAGGCTAAGCTGATATTAAAACATTCTTTTTGACACGGTTTTGACTACAATGTAGAAATTGAATTTACTTTGGTGGATGCTCAAACTTCTGAAGCACCTTATGCTCATTTCAATCTGGTTTTGCCAGTTTACAATCCTGTTTTCTTGTGATAagcttttatttcaatcaaagCAAGGATGATATACAATTGATCAAAATATTATCGAGTGTCGAAGTAAATGTTTTCttgcattggttttgttttatatccctatgtgattggtcaaaatagCTCACACCACTCCTTCGACAAATTAGATCCAAGTTTGTAACAAATCGTGACGTGTTCTCTTGCATCTCCATGCGCATGATCAGTGGCGTTTCCTTGTTAATAATGTtagcttttaaaattgtttccaCTTTATTTGATATCTCCGTACGTTCTTATATGACATCCGCGGTCTTGGTTTTACGACAAATGGTCGGAGTGCCGTCAATTGCAATACTCCAGTAACCTTATCTGAAGTATTTGTTCTCTTGGACCGCCGCCATGACGGAAACACGCGCGTGAGACGTGACTTCACCACCGATCTATAATCGCGTGTTTCCTCGCGCGTGTATCGCGTTGTTCAGGTCTCTGTGAGAATCTGGATACAGAGTGAGTCAgtgttttcaatatttaaaaagCCAGATTTTTAACAGACCAAACAACACTTTAGTCAAACAAAATGTTTCTCCGAGTAGTCTAGATAGACTACACATCAAAGAGAGGAAAATAAACGGGCTGTTTCGATCAACAGATACCCCAATTGCATGCGTCATTGCATACATCAGAGAAGTCTCAGAAAATTAAACCCAGTTTTGTGGAATTGATGTCCTCCTAAACCCACACTTTCTCCTGTCGTTTCAAAGGCCTGTTCGCTGCCAAAACAGGGTCACCTTTTTGTGAAGGTGATCACAAAAAGAGTTGATGGTCTcgatattttaaagaaaattcctGTTGCTTAAACCTCTGACAAGAATTCGGcgttttcaaattgttttaccTTTTCACACACACGTGTTAAAAGTCTGAAAAGAAATGGGTAGAGCAGGATAATGGACTCTTAAATAAACCGGACATGCGGAATGATGATATTTCATCAAGACTGTTTACTTTTTCCTTATCTCACGCATTAATTACTATGTTTCGTTTTTGATTAATGTCAGTgtaattggaatttttttcattagctCCCTTACTTAATATCGATAAGGTTTCGAAACGAGTTGGAAATTAATTTCACTGAAAACCGAAAGGTTTTGGACTCGTTCAGTGTAATATACCTGATTTCATTTCAATCGGTTTGATACGCGGGCTTATAAAAACCTGTAAATTTCGCTCGGTTAAACTCTCGTCTTCCGCAACGCTACAAGTTTCTCGAGTCATTTCTCGAACCaccgagaaaaaacaaaaaggaaaagaaagtaaGTTCAAAAACGAAAGGTATACAACCAATTCAAAATGACACTGATGATATCTGAGCGTAAACTTTTGTAAAGGTTGCTAATGGCATTACTGTAGTCCATTACTTGATTtcgtaatgtttgtagaaaaGAATTGTTGAcctgtttgaattttttaatcaaattgaaTGTACCTTCCTCTGAAACGGAAACACGCAGAGCCAATCATCCAGACTTTATTGTTACACCGTGTACTCGAGCTCgagaagacaaaacaaacaggaTGATACAACGTGTTTGCACATTGGATATAGCACTTTTGTGGTCATAACGAAGCATATTTTGCTCCAAATCCGTACCGCATCAACTCGTTTTTTAAACCTGCTGGAATTTTTCTAAGGTACGTGCGCGGATCTAAGTGAATTCTATATTATATTCTATAGCTCGCTAGTTACCCAAGGCTGTTATTCCGGTTGTATTCGACGGCTGGCAAACTTGAGTCAGGTACAAGAGGTAGAAGACCTAAAGGGGAAATCACAAAGATCTTGCCGGTGAGTCAACGGGGGCAAGCACTGCTTTGAAGAGTTCTTTTCTCTGCCTGTACAACTGTCCTCCACAGGATTATCAGGTTTAAATGCGGTCCGCTGTAAAATTGCGTCCCGTGAGTTCAGGCCAGTGTTGTTCATTTTGGATCCAACTTCCGGTACactgatgtttgttttttttttcaataaacagtaataataattagcttcgaaaattgaaatcatcaaCCAGGAATATATATCTCAATATACCAGGAAGTTATATCGATCAAATGATAATTTTGGAAGTGAAATGTCTATAATTAACCTTGAGAAGCATTTGGCACGGGTACAACTGTTTCTTCAGACGCACCGCACCGCACGAACTTGTCAAGCGTTGTTGTACTGGGTCTTGACCCAAAATAATCGCAAAATCAGCCTAAATAGATGGCAAAATGGCTTGGAGAATCTGTCGTACGAAGATATGTACTTAgatatgaaattattttgaataacaACGTCCAAGCATACCGCATAAACTAAAGTCATAGACATAACAGAAACGTGGGTATTATAAAAGTTTACGGATGTTATGTTTAGCGTCGTTGTTAGAGGTTCGTGATTAATTATGGAAGTTGTTTCAGGTCACGTAGCCTATGCTGCACTGCTTTGCGTCTTGAAGCCCAAAAGATGTACAACATCCTGAAAAAATGGTCTTCTTTATGGTGACATAAAGCACTGCAACTGGGACTGACGTGACGTGACGAAGCAAAATCACTGGCAATCTGCCATACACTTCGTGAACTTTTAATTATAAGTGCCTTAGATAACAAATGCACTCTTGTACGAACAAGAACAAAGCTGAAAATTCATGATTATTTACAATTGAGAACTGAATTGAGAGGCGGGAGGAACGGACAGAAAGTTGGCGTAGAATGCTTTTCCTCTTTTAGAGTTCTACACCCGATTTATTTTAAGACCCAACCAACAGCCCTCTCGTGAAAAATAGATTatctgaaactgaaaattcTCCAATTACTTCGGCTCACTTAAACAATCACCAGGGTGAGGAAGCTTTGGCCGCTTTGCACAACATTTGATCTGATAATTAAATTTCCCGATGTGAATAAAAACGgcttttttgggaaaaaaaagccTCATCAAAATAGGTGGAATATATGATCTATAGATTGAACTAAAACAGGTCCTTAAAGACCTCTGTGGCTATAAATTCTTTTTACCAAGTTGAAGAAAGCATTTCAGGGAACCCCCCCTTCATATCtatcgcccccccccccccccccccccccccccccccataacgTTCCTTAACACTCTTCGTTGTTTGAACTAGCATGTTGGCACGTTTTATCCAGTGAGTTTCGGTATGGCAAATGTTAAGGATCAGGGTCAAATTCTCATCAAATCTTTTCCGCACGAGATTATAGTATTAAtgaaattacaaattacaacCAGCTCATTATAATGTAcctacagagaaaaaaaaaggcgta
The sequence above is a segment of the Pocillopora verrucosa isolate sample1 chromosome 13, ASM3666991v2, whole genome shotgun sequence genome. Coding sequences within it:
- the LOC131770810 gene encoding tRNA wybutosine-synthesizing protein 5-like, producing MTQREKKRVRVYTGVTKEIFESDIASKRKPALLRGLDIGSACGKWSPEYLAQHGGEKTVKVHVCPTGKMDFIHKNFAYKTLPFNKFVMRTSETVHKEYFICPEEKYYLRSLGDDPRKDISDITIQFPSLAQDIKIPKLYPEDRFFSSVFRISSAQGQLWTHYDIMDNLLIQVTGRKRVVLYSPKDATKLYLNGDKSEVLDIDRPDLKKYPKFAEAMPFECFLEPGDVLFIPAMWFHNVISLQFGVAVNVFWRHLDMGFYDSKDTYGNKDLVPAARAMQIMDRAIKALEELPEEYKDFYARRVVCKIKDRCFSREDRNSSSGVNGDSTEDE